The sequence TTTGAGAACCTGAATCAAAGTACCTTTGGGAGGAGAAAACAGCAGAGCAGCAATACCAGCATTCACGCCTTTTGGATTCTTCTACTGCTGCTTAAAAATTCTTGCTTTTCCAGTATGGaactttttcagaaaactaaaaatggatctgccttttcaccgagcaattccactgctgggactatatcctaagaacactaaaacaccaatacaaagaaccttgcaccccgatgttcatagcagcacaattaaacaatagctaggtgctggaagcaacctagatgcccatcagtaaatgaatggatcaaaaaactacggtacatttacagaatggaattcctataaagcagaaagaaagaaggagctcctaccctttgcaacagcatggatggagctggaaagcattatgctaagtgaaacaagccaggcagtgaaagacaaataccacatgatatcacctttaccaggaatctaaacaacaaaacaaagaaacaagcaaaatgtaaccaaaaacactcaaataggGACAgtttgacagtgaccagaggggagagaagagggaatttcaggggagaatgggaagggtttacaggaacaacttaaaggacacattgacaaaaactagggggagggtggtaatggagggaagtggggaggattgggcgggtgggctggattggagtaaaagggagaaaactgtacttgaacaatgattaaaataaaaaaccttcttgcttttctgttttgtgaGTGCAGATATATTCCTTTGACACACCAGAAATGATCACTGTGCTATGCAGAAGACACGGAGATGAAGAAACATCACACTTTATTGTACTGGATGTGGGACTGCTTTGCTGAGGACAAAACCAGTGCAGGGTCTGGGATCGCAGCAGACAGTGGGGCAGGTCCATAACCAGTGGGCACCTGGAAGAGCCTCAACAAGGCTTCTTCCATGAGTCAGTCTCTATTTCCTTATGAAAGTCTTTCCCTTGTTTTTGAAATTAGATTGCCAATAATGGTCAACAGGGAGAAAGTACACAAGTAAGAACATAACTTtcgaagcagaaatcaagaaaaaaataccatttgaaatagcaaaaagaaaaataaaatatctaggaataaacctaaccaaagaggtaaaagaacctgtattcagaaaactacataacactgaggagagaaatcaaggaagacacaaacaaatggaaacatattccgtgttcatggattggaagaattaatatcatcaaaatgtccatactaccaaaagcaatttacacattcaatgcaatacctattaaagtaccaatgggcatatttcacagacatagaacaaacacttcaacaatttatatggaaccataaacgaccccgaatagctgctgcaattttgagaagaagaAGGTAAAGTAGGAGGATcaacaatacctgacattaaactatactacaaggccactgtaatcaaaactgcctggtactggcataaaaacaggcacatagaccaatggaacagaacagagagcccagaaataaacccagcctctacggtcaattaatatttgacaaaggaagcagtaacataaaatggaataaaaatagtctcttcaacaaatagtgttgggagaactggatagctacatgccaaaaaaaaaaatgaaactcaagcaccaacttacccttatacaaaaaataattcaaggtggataaaagacttaaatataaaccgtaacacattaaaatcctagaggagaacgtaggcaggaaaatctcagatatttccacgcagaaacttttttactgacttgtctcttagagcaagggacataaaggaagaataaacaatgggacctcatcaaattaaagcttttgcacagctaaggaaaacagtatcaaaataaaaagagaaccaactgtatgggaaaacatattttgccaatgatacctcagacaagggtttaatctccaaaatatataaagaacttacacgactccactctaagaagacaagtaacccaattaaaaatgggcaaaggacttgaacagacacttctccaaggaggacatacagaaaatctaaggacacatgaaacgatgctcaatatcgctagccatcagagagatgcagattaaaaccacaatgagataccacttcacaccagtcagaatggccatcataaacaaagcaacaaacaagtgttggagaggctgtgcagGAAAGGgagtccctagtgcactgttggcgggactgcaaactggtacaaccactatggaaagcagtatggaacttcctcagaaaacaaaaaatggatctgccttttgacccagcaattccactgctgggactatatcctaagaacactaaaacaccaatacaaaagaacctttgcaccccgatgttcctagcagcacaataacaatagctaggtgctggaagcaacctagatgcccatcagtaaatgaatggatcaaaaactacggtacatttacagaatggaattctatgcagcagaaagaaagaaggagctcctaccctttgtaacagcatggatgaagctggaaagcattatgctaagcaaaacaagctaggcagtgaaagacaaataccacatgatatcacctttaccaggaatctaaacaacaaaacaaaaaaactagcaaaatataaccaaagacactgaaatagggaatagtctgacagtgaccagaggggagagaagagggaatttcaggagggaATGGGTAggctttacaggaacaaatttggaggacacatggacaaaaactaggggtggggggtaatggggggaaggggggagggttgggtgggtgagctggaatgggagtaggggggagaaaactgtacttgaacaatgattaaaataaaaaaataaaattaatacaacccccccccccccaataaacTAGCaatgaagaagggaaaaaaaaaagaaagacatgagTCTCCAATAATCCCTACAATGCATCCACAGGTAATTGACCTTTGACACATCTGTCAGGCCCTGTcacccatttcttttctcttcactcTCAGCcaactttgtttctcttgttcCTCTATACTGTCCCTGCTTAGACTGATGTGGTGTTTCTGCCCTAAGAGGCTGTACTGTCCCTCACTGACTCCAAGAGGAACACGTTGCCTGTGTCTCTCAGCTGGCCATGCACCACCTACACTCAATGCCTCtgacttgctgttccctctgcctagacaGCTCTTCCCAGAAGGTACCCTGGGTTTCACCATTTACTCAGGCAAGCTGAAAAGTCCTGGCGTAATAGCCTGCCTGGACCTTCTTGCAGGATGCGGCTGCCCTAGtggttgttttgttgttcttgACACAAtcagtttccctttctctcctatCCAATTGCAGGTTTGTTTGTTACTTCCAGTTATAGGAAGCTGCACAAGTGCAAGGTCCTGCTTGACTTGTTCCTACAATGGAATCTGAGATACGTAGCATGGGGCCCATCCTAGGAGATTCATGGTTGTTAGGAGCATGGATGGATacatgaatgggtggatggatggatgaatgatggatggatagatggaaggGTGCAcgggcaaagggaaaaatgaaacctCCAATTTAGTCCTAACTACTCTGTTTTAAGCCCCATGATAGGCTCTTGACATAAATATCAGCCATCCTTACAAAACCAGGCATGGGATCATGTGTGCCCActtcagaaatgagaaaaaggaagctCGGGACAACCAGCACTGCAACTTGCCCAACAACACGTCATGACTAGGTGTTGCATCTGAGGTTCAAATCTACAGCTGCATGAGCCGAGGTTATAACCCTCTCACCGCTCAGCATGGCAACATCCGGAACATCGCTAATCCTACTTCTCACATCATCCTTTGAATCAGTGGAACAAAAACcctaacaaactaacaaaaaccaAACTTAAGCCTAAATGTATAACTAATTTTCTGAAGTTGACAAAACTAAGTAAGAGCGTCTTTGCGAAAACAACCTTCAAAGAAGGtgagaaattatttctatttccccACCAAAAgcacctgggttgcagtccatggaCGAGGAAAGTCTGTCCTCCAGAGGCAGCATGTGGAATACACCCAGCCCAGGCTTTGGAGAGTCAGGAGGACAGAGGACTGAATGTGAAATGTGTTCTACCCTGAAGAGGTAAAAGAGAAACAAGAGGAGTAACAGGgtgcaggaagaagaggaggggaggagggtggtggaggaggagggagagttgAAGGTGAAGAAGGAGGAGAACGGGGTAGGGGAGGAAGAattggagaagggggaagagataTGAAAACCACAGTAATAAGAAAGCAACAGGGATGACAAGAGAGCCTCACAAGGTTCTCGCTTGCCTTATTATTTAGCAAGCACTTTGGTGTTAATTTCATTATAGTCCTCTTCATTATTGCAGTTCCAAGATGTTTGAGGGTTTTCAAAGCTCTGTCCCCTCAGGTTGTAGGAACAgagcccaggagccctggggctggagaCTCTCCCAGTCCCTTCCTGACCCAGGGCCAGGTTTACCCTGTGACTCATCCCatcatcagtgggagggatttaggGCAGCCACCAGGAGAATAAATGGCTGCATTCTGGATAATCGCCTCCAACCTGAGCTCCTTCTTCCTGGCACATCGGAGTGACCAGTCCACAGCAACTGCCTGAGCCATGAAGCTGGTGATGGTCCTCATGCTGGCCGCCCTCCCCCTGTACTGCTATGCAGGTGAGCACAGACAGGGTGCCAGCTTTGGAACAGGGCTGTGCTCAGGGCCCCTGTGCAAGTGCTGCTGTTCCCCAAGCTCCTGTGCAGAGGCACCCATTTCTCTGGTGTCTGCGCTGGGCAGGGgcacgtgggggtggggtgggtgggcaggagcaGAGGACAAGGAGGCAGATGCTTtagggctaaaaaaaaaatcccaggtcCTGAGTTCACTCTCCCAGAACTGAGGACTCAGACcttcccacagcctctctgagcAAATGTCCTTGTGGGGAGGTAAGATGACAGCATCACGGTCAGGCCCACACGGAGCTCACATCTCTGTCACTGAGCCTGCATTTGCCTGCTTTTGTCCCAGGGATTGGCTGCGATCTTTTGGATGATGTGGTCAATACGACCATTAATCCTGATGTGAATGTGACTGAATACATCGATAGCCTCAAAGGCTTCTTACCAGACGAAGAAACCGAAAAGGCCTTCACATTCATGAAGGAATGCTTTCTCCATCAGAGTAGAGAATCTCTGGAGAAGGTCCAAGAGCTGCAGGTAATTCGGTGTCTCTTTAAGTGTTTTTGAACTGAGAGACAGGACATGCAGGCTCTCACTTTGTGACAACTCTTTTGAAGCATGTGATGGTCATGCGTTGTCAGGAAGATGCCTTCCATCTTATTAACACAAGCTTCAGTGCACTGTCAAGGAACCTAGGTGTGCTAGCACCAGTGGGTGGATTTCTTGATGGTGAATTAAAGGCCTCAGAGTGACACGTGGAATCCATGGATGTGAATCCACCCTGGGTAGTGGGAGAGCTGAGAACAGAAATCAGTGGTTTCACATGGGGCAGTCTTTCCATGTACACACATGTTGTGCAGTGCTTTCTAGTGCTCATTCCCTGCCCTAGTATACTGTTTGCAACATTCCAGGGTAACCACCTGGACATACTCCCACAGGACAAAGAGAAAGTGCACATTGCTAGAGCATTCCTGACACAGGGGACAGCATGGATGACCCTTGAATTACTATGAGGAAAAAgtgagccagtcacaaaaagacaaatatcacactTTGTAGAGTAGCCAATGCCTTAGACACAGAGGTTGAAGAGTGGTTtccagggcaggtggggaggaaatTGGCAGGTGGGGAGG is a genomic window of Phyllostomus discolor isolate MPI-MPIP mPhyDis1 chromosome 6, mPhyDis1.pri.v3, whole genome shotgun sequence containing:
- the LOC114500906 gene encoding mammaglobin-A-like — encoded protein: MKLVMVLMLAALPLYCYAGIGCDLLDDVVNTTINPDVNVTEYIDSLKGFLPDEETEKAFTFMKECFLHQSRESLEKVQELQQAIYSSFWCAQY